From Azospirillum baldaniorum, the proteins below share one genomic window:
- the rpmB gene encoding 50S ribosomal protein L28 yields the protein MARRCSVTGKGTQFGNNVSHANNKTRRRFQPNLQETALLSDALGQMVRLRISTNAIRSIEHKGGLDAFLLDAKDDVLSLEARRLKRRIAKAQDKQQAVAA from the coding sequence ATGGCACGTCGGTGCTCCGTGACCGGCAAGGGCACGCAGTTTGGCAACAACGTCAGCCACGCCAACAACAAGACCCGCCGCCGTTTCCAGCCGAACCTGCAGGAAACCGCGCTGCTGAGCGACGCTCTGGGTCAGATGGTGCGCCTGCGTATCTCCACCAACGCGATCCGTTCGATCGAGCACAAGGGCGGCCTCGACGCCTTCCTGCTCGACGCGAAGGACGACGTCCTCAGCCTGGAAGCGCGCCGCCTGAAGCGCCGCATCGCCAAGGCCCAGGACAAGCAGCAGGCCGTCGCGGCCTGA
- a CDS encoding regulatory protein RecX, with product MTRDQPPARKPPRLVTAQYLENAALHYLQRFASSSASLRRVLMRKVDRSAQAHGTDPAEGARWIEDLIARYLRSGLLNDTAYAEMRAASLHRRGTSTRAIREKLSAKGIGRDEADRALESLDEEVEGDLNLTAALALARRRRLGPYRLPEKRAEFRDKDLAALGRAGFAYDIARRVVDAEDPDSVE from the coding sequence ATGACCCGCGACCAGCCGCCGGCCCGCAAGCCGCCGCGCCTCGTCACCGCCCAGTATCTGGAGAACGCGGCCCTGCACTATCTCCAGCGCTTCGCCAGTTCCTCGGCCAGCCTGCGCCGCGTGCTGATGCGCAAGGTCGACCGCTCCGCCCAGGCCCACGGCACCGACCCGGCGGAGGGGGCGCGCTGGATCGAGGACCTGATCGCCCGCTACCTGCGCAGCGGCCTGCTGAACGACACGGCCTATGCGGAGATGCGCGCCGCCAGCCTGCACCGCCGCGGCACCTCGACCCGCGCCATCCGCGAGAAGCTGTCCGCCAAGGGCATCGGCCGCGACGAGGCCGACCGCGCGCTGGAGTCGCTGGATGAGGAGGTCGAGGGCGACCTGAACCTGACCGCCGCTCTGGCGCTGGCCCGCCGCCGCCGGCTCGGCCCCTACCGCCTGCCGGAGAAGCGCGCGGAGTTCCGCGACAAGGATCTGGCGGCGCTGGGCCGCGCCGGCTTCGCCTACGACATCGCCCGGCGGGTGGTGGACGCCGAAGACCCCGACTCGGTGGAGTAA
- a CDS encoding ABC transporter permease, which translates to MTHPLPPMPRQVGAVNWVGLWTLYAREVRRFLKVHQQTVWAPVVTTLLFYAVFALALGGAVRMIGTVPYLEFLAPGLIMMAMAQNAFANTSSSVVIAKVQGNIVDILMPPMAPLELVFGFVMGGVTRGLIVGLVTGLAIWAFVPVRIAHPEFVIFHALMASMLLSLLGLVGGIWSEKFDNIAAVTNFVVTPLSFLSGTFYSVETLPPVFWWIAHFDPFFYMIDGFRYGFIGRSDGTLGIGILVMLAVNGGLWWLAWRMLKTGYKLKA; encoded by the coding sequence ATGACTCATCCTCTCCCTCCCATGCCCCGCCAGGTCGGCGCCGTCAACTGGGTCGGCCTGTGGACCCTCTACGCGCGCGAGGTGCGCCGGTTCCTGAAGGTGCACCAGCAGACCGTCTGGGCGCCCGTGGTCACCACCCTGCTGTTCTACGCCGTCTTCGCGCTGGCGCTGGGCGGTGCGGTGCGGATGATCGGCACGGTGCCCTATCTGGAGTTCCTGGCCCCCGGCCTGATCATGATGGCGATGGCCCAGAACGCCTTCGCCAACACCTCCTCCTCCGTGGTGATCGCCAAGGTCCAGGGCAACATCGTCGACATCCTGATGCCGCCGATGGCCCCGCTGGAGCTGGTCTTCGGCTTCGTCATGGGCGGCGTGACGCGCGGCCTCATCGTCGGGCTGGTCACCGGGCTGGCGATCTGGGCCTTCGTCCCGGTGCGCATCGCCCACCCGGAGTTCGTGATCTTCCACGCCCTGATGGCGTCCATGCTGCTGTCGCTGCTCGGGCTGGTCGGCGGCATCTGGTCGGAGAAGTTCGACAACATCGCGGCGGTGACCAACTTCGTGGTGACGCCGCTGTCCTTCCTGTCCGGCACTTTCTATTCGGTGGAGACGCTGCCGCCGGTCTTCTGGTGGATCGCCCATTTCGACCCGTTCTTCTACATGATCGACGGCTTCCGCTACGGCTTCATCGGGCGGTCGGACGGTACGCTGGGGATCGGGATTCTCGTCATGCTGGCCGTCAACGGCGGCCTGTGGTGGCTGGCCTGGCGCATGCTGAAGACGGGTTACAAGCTGAAGGCGTAA
- a CDS encoding aspartate aminotransferase family protein, with product MPTYARADIVFERGEGPYLYATDGRRFLDFAAGVAVNVLGHANPYLVEALTAQAHKLWHTSNLFRVAGQESLAKRLTEATFADTVFFTNSGAEAWECGAKLIRKYHYEKGDKARTRIITFEQAFHGRTLAAVSAAQQEKLIKGFGPLLDGFDLVPFGDLEAVRNAVTDETAGICLEPIQGEGGIRAGSVEFLRGLREICDEHGLLLFLDEIQCGMGRTGKLFAHEWAGITPDVMAVAKGIGGGFPLGACLATEKAASGMTAGTHGSTYGGNPLATAVGNAVLDKVLEPGFLDHVQRIGGLLQDRLAGLVAENPAVFKGVRGKGLMLGLACGPAVGDVVVALRANGLLSVPAGDNVVRLLPPLNIGEAEVEEAVAILAKTAKELV from the coding sequence ATGCCCACATATGCCCGCGCCGACATCGTGTTCGAGCGCGGCGAAGGTCCGTATCTGTACGCGACCGACGGGCGACGATTCCTCGACTTCGCCGCCGGTGTGGCGGTGAACGTCCTCGGCCACGCGAATCCCTATCTGGTCGAGGCGCTGACCGCCCAGGCCCACAAGCTCTGGCACACCTCCAACCTGTTCCGGGTCGCCGGTCAGGAGAGCCTCGCCAAGCGGCTGACCGAGGCCACCTTCGCCGACACCGTGTTCTTCACGAACTCGGGCGCCGAGGCGTGGGAGTGCGGCGCCAAGCTGATCCGCAAGTACCATTACGAGAAGGGCGACAAGGCCCGCACCCGCATCATCACCTTCGAGCAGGCCTTCCACGGCCGCACGCTGGCCGCGGTGTCGGCGGCGCAGCAGGAGAAGCTGATCAAGGGCTTCGGCCCGCTGCTCGACGGCTTCGACCTCGTGCCCTTCGGCGACCTGGAGGCGGTGCGCAACGCCGTGACCGACGAGACCGCCGGCATCTGCCTGGAGCCGATCCAGGGCGAGGGCGGCATCCGCGCCGGCTCGGTGGAGTTCCTGCGCGGCCTGCGGGAAATCTGCGACGAGCACGGGCTGCTGCTGTTCCTGGACGAGATCCAATGCGGCATGGGCCGCACCGGCAAGCTGTTCGCCCATGAATGGGCCGGCATCACGCCGGACGTCATGGCGGTGGCCAAGGGCATCGGCGGCGGCTTCCCGCTGGGCGCTTGCCTCGCCACGGAAAAGGCGGCGTCGGGCATGACCGCCGGCACCCACGGCTCGACCTACGGCGGCAACCCGTTGGCCACCGCGGTCGGCAACGCCGTGCTGGACAAGGTGCTGGAGCCCGGCTTCCTCGACCATGTGCAGCGCATCGGCGGCCTGCTCCAGGACCGGCTGGCCGGGCTGGTGGCCGAGAATCCGGCGGTCTTCAAGGGCGTGCGCGGCAAGGGGCTGATGCTCGGCCTCGCCTGCGGCCCGGCGGTCGGCGACGTGGTGGTGGCGCTGCGCGCCAACGGCCTGCTGTCCGTTCCGGCCGGCGACAACGTGGTCCGGCTGCTGCCGCCGCTGAACATCGGCGAAGCCGAGGTGGAGGAGGCCGTGGCCATCCTCGCCAAGACCGCCAAGGAGCTGGTGTGA
- the argF gene encoding ornithine carbamoyltransferase yields MSAVRHFLDIDRLDKATLRQILAMAATIKKDIPAYRSLFAGRTLAMIFEKPSTRTRVSFEVGMRQLGGDVVVLKPDDMQLGRGETIGDTARVLSRYVDAVMVRTMGEERVHELAEFASVPIINGLTDQSHPCQIMADVMTFEEHRGPIEGRTVAWIGDVNNVAVSWVHVAVRLGVEIRLGCPEIYGPAPELLDWVKREGGRITVTTSPEEAVRGADCVVTDAWASMHNTDVDERAAVLGPYQVNEALMALAAPDALFMHCLPAHRGEEVTDGVIDGRHSVVWDEAENRLHAQKAILAWCLGATI; encoded by the coding sequence ATGTCCGCCGTTCGTCATTTCCTCGACATCGACCGGCTGGACAAGGCGACCCTGCGCCAGATCCTCGCCATGGCCGCGACCATCAAGAAGGACATCCCGGCCTACCGCTCGCTGTTCGCGGGCCGCACGCTGGCGATGATCTTCGAGAAGCCGTCGACCCGCACCCGCGTCTCCTTCGAGGTGGGCATGCGCCAGCTCGGCGGCGACGTGGTGGTGCTGAAGCCCGACGACATGCAGCTCGGCCGCGGCGAGACCATCGGCGACACCGCCCGCGTGCTGTCCCGCTACGTGGACGCGGTGATGGTCCGCACCATGGGCGAGGAGCGCGTGCACGAACTGGCCGAGTTCGCCTCGGTGCCGATCATCAACGGCCTGACCGACCAGTCGCACCCCTGCCAGATCATGGCCGACGTGATGACCTTCGAGGAGCATCGCGGCCCCATCGAAGGGCGCACGGTGGCCTGGATCGGCGACGTCAACAACGTGGCGGTGAGCTGGGTCCATGTGGCGGTGCGCCTCGGCGTGGAAATCCGCCTCGGCTGCCCGGAGATCTACGGCCCGGCACCGGAACTGCTCGACTGGGTCAAGCGCGAGGGCGGGCGGATCACCGTCACCACCTCGCCGGAGGAGGCCGTGCGCGGCGCCGACTGCGTGGTCACCGACGCCTGGGCCTCGATGCACAACACCGACGTGGACGAGCGGGCGGCGGTCCTGGGTCCCTATCAGGTCAACGAGGCGCTGATGGCCCTGGCCGCCCCCGACGCCCTGTTCATGCACTGCCTGCCCGCCCACCGCGGGGAGGAAGTGACCGACGGGGTGATCGACGGCCGCCACTCAGTTGTCTGGGACGAGGCGGAAAATCGCCTGCACGCCCAGAAGGCCATACTGGCATGGTGCCTCGGCGCCACTATTTAA
- a CDS encoding Hsp33 family molecular chaperone, whose protein sequence is MDDPSVQPITDDLVLPFQIEASRLRGRMVKLGPALDEILTRHAYPEPVARFLAETMTLAMLLSSMLKYDGIFTLQTKGDGPVRLMVADITSVGDIRAYAQFDEEALAKAADDVAIAPAPALLGKGHIAFTVDQGPNTERYQGIVELYGKTLADCVQHYFRQSEQIDTGLTVSVDQETLPDGSKGAWRAGGIMIQRLPQDATEKVLGSGDEDAWRRAMVLLSSTTGDELLDPDLAARDLLFRLFHEDGVRVWQPKALRFGCRCSRERVSDMLSSLPRDEVQSLKIDDGRVEVVCQFCSTAYHFDDADLDRVYGTAK, encoded by the coding sequence ATGGACGATCCTTCCGTCCAACCGATCACCGACGATCTCGTTCTGCCTTTCCAGATCGAGGCGTCGCGCCTGCGCGGCCGCATGGTGAAGCTGGGCCCCGCGCTGGACGAAATCCTGACCCGCCACGCCTATCCGGAGCCGGTCGCCCGCTTCCTGGCCGAGACAATGACGCTCGCCATGCTGCTGTCCAGCATGCTGAAGTACGACGGCATCTTCACGCTCCAGACCAAGGGCGACGGGCCGGTCCGGCTGATGGTGGCGGACATCACCTCGGTCGGCGACATCCGCGCCTACGCCCAGTTCGACGAAGAGGCGCTGGCCAAGGCCGCCGACGACGTGGCGATCGCTCCGGCGCCGGCCCTGCTCGGCAAGGGCCACATCGCCTTCACCGTGGACCAGGGGCCGAACACCGAGCGCTACCAGGGCATCGTCGAGCTGTACGGCAAGACGCTGGCCGACTGCGTGCAGCACTATTTCCGCCAGTCGGAGCAGATCGACACCGGCCTGACCGTGTCGGTGGACCAGGAAACCCTGCCGGACGGCAGCAAGGGTGCCTGGCGGGCCGGCGGCATCATGATCCAGCGCCTGCCGCAGGACGCCACGGAGAAGGTGCTCGGCTCCGGCGACGAGGACGCGTGGCGCCGCGCCATGGTCCTGCTGTCCAGCACCACCGGCGACGAGCTTCTCGACCCCGATCTGGCGGCCCGCGACCTGCTGTTCCGCCTGTTCCACGAGGACGGCGTGCGGGTGTGGCAGCCCAAGGCCCTGCGCTTCGGCTGCCGCTGCTCGCGCGAGCGGGTGTCGGACATGCTGTCCAGCCTGCCGCGGGACGAGGTGCAGAGCCTGAAGATCGACGACGGGCGAGTCGAGGTGGTCTGCCAGTTCTGCTCCACCGCCTACCACTTCGACGACGCGGACCTCGACCGGGTCTACGGGACGGCGAAGTAG
- the ahcY gene encoding adenosylhomocysteinase produces MAAPANFTDFKVKDISLAEWGRKEITIAETEMPGLMALRAEFGESKPLAGARIVGCLHMTIQTAVLIETLTALGATVRWSSCNIFSTQDQAAAAIAAAGIPVFAWKGETEEEFWWCIEQTLRGPATGEYAGWTPNMILDDGGDVTQIMHDKYPEMLAEVRGLSEETTTGVHRLYEMMKKGTLKVPAINVNDSVTKSKFDNLYGCRESLVDGIKRATDVMVAGKVAVVAGYGDVGKGSAASLRSQGARVLVTEIDPITALQAAMEGYQVVTMDEAAPQGDIFVTATGNVDVITLDHMRQMKDRAIVCNIGHFDSEIQIEALRNYKWEEVKPQVDEVVFPDGKRLIVLAQGRLVNLGCATGHPSFVMSASFTNQVLAQIELWTNAASYENKVYVLPKHLDEKVARLHLDKIGAKLTTLSAKQAEYIGVKVEGPFKPDHYRY; encoded by the coding sequence ATGGCCGCGCCCGCCAACTTCACCGACTTCAAGGTCAAGGACATCAGCCTCGCCGAGTGGGGCCGCAAGGAAATCACCATCGCCGAGACCGAGATGCCCGGCCTGATGGCGCTGCGCGCGGAGTTCGGCGAGTCCAAGCCGCTGGCCGGCGCCCGCATCGTCGGCTGCCTGCACATGACCATCCAGACCGCCGTGCTGATCGAGACGCTGACCGCTCTCGGCGCGACCGTCCGCTGGTCGTCCTGCAACATCTTCTCGACCCAGGACCAGGCCGCCGCCGCCATCGCCGCCGCCGGCATCCCGGTCTTCGCCTGGAAGGGCGAGACGGAGGAGGAGTTCTGGTGGTGCATCGAGCAGACGCTGCGCGGTCCGGCCACCGGTGAGTATGCCGGCTGGACCCCGAACATGATCCTGGACGACGGCGGCGACGTCACCCAGATCATGCACGACAAGTATCCGGAGATGCTGGCCGAGGTCCGCGGCCTGTCGGAGGAGACGACCACCGGCGTCCACCGTCTCTATGAGATGATGAAGAAGGGCACGCTGAAGGTTCCGGCCATCAACGTGAACGACAGCGTCACCAAGTCGAAGTTCGACAACCTCTACGGCTGCCGCGAGTCGCTGGTCGACGGCATCAAGCGCGCCACCGACGTGATGGTGGCCGGCAAGGTCGCCGTGGTCGCCGGCTACGGCGACGTGGGCAAGGGCTCGGCCGCCTCGCTGCGCTCGCAGGGAGCGCGCGTCCTGGTGACGGAGATCGACCCGATCACCGCGCTCCAGGCCGCCATGGAAGGCTATCAGGTCGTCACGATGGACGAGGCCGCCCCGCAGGGCGACATCTTCGTCACCGCGACCGGCAACGTCGACGTCATCACGCTGGACCACATGCGCCAGATGAAGGACCGCGCCATCGTCTGCAACATCGGCCACTTCGACAGCGAGATCCAGATCGAGGCTCTGCGCAACTACAAGTGGGAAGAGGTCAAGCCGCAGGTTGACGAGGTCGTCTTCCCCGACGGCAAGCGCCTGATCGTCCTGGCCCAGGGCCGCCTGGTGAACCTGGGCTGCGCCACCGGCCACCCGAGCTTCGTGATGAGCGCCAGCTTCACCAACCAGGTGCTGGCCCAGATCGAGCTGTGGACCAACGCCGCCAGCTACGAGAACAAGGTCTACGTCCTGCCGAAGCACCTGGACGAGAAGGTCGCCCGCCTGCATCTGGACAAGATCGGCGCCAAGCTGACCACGCTCTCCGCCAAGCAGGCCGAGTACATCGGCGTGAAGGTCGAGGGCCCGTTCAAGCCGGACCACTACCGCTACTAA